The genomic interval GAAGACGACCGCGTCCAGCGCGCGGCGGAGTGAGGCCGAGCGCAGGTGAGCGAGGCTACCCTCGCTCCAGCGGCTTCGTTGCTGGCCTTACAGAAACGGATTCTCGACGCGCAGCGCGCCGAAGGTGCGGCCGTGCTGCAGGTCTTCGCTGTACAGCACATCACACCCAGCCTCCTGAGCAGCCGCGACGATCAGCGCGTCGTGGAACGGCAGCCTGTGATCGCGTGCAAGGACAACGGCCGCGGCGTGGGTATTTAGAGTGATCGGAAGTACGTCATCGAGCGCGGCGCGAAGCTGCTTGAGCGCGACTTCGATCTGTGGCCAGTCTTGCCGAAGCTTTCGGCGCGCTACGTGGACGAATTCGTTGAGCACCTGAAC from Rhodopseudomonas palustris carries:
- a CDS encoding PIN domain-containing protein — translated: MKAFFDTNILVYITTSDPRQQTAATCLSSGGVASVQVLNEFVHVARRKLRQDWPQIEVALKQLRAALDDVLPITLNTHAAAVVLARDHRLPFHDALIVAAAQEAGCDVLYSEDLQHGRTFGALRVENPFL